In Babesia bovis T2Bo chromosome 3, whole genome shotgun sequence, the genomic window CGGGTATGCTGAATTGCATAGTTACCTTCCACAACGAGTGCCTGAAGGCTATTGCGGAATCTGGCAAACGCGGTAACAAGTTGGGTTGGGGTACTATTTACAACACCATGAGGGCAACTATCAACAAAATCACTGGTCTTAAGTTTATGGACCCGTTACTCCCCCAGGAAGAGTTTGAGGAGGCTTTCAGGACGATTATTGACGAGGTTACTTCGGGCATGCGCCAGTTGGTCGACATTTAATTAGAGGCTAATCGCCTTGATTATATAGTATACATTCAACAACAATAAATTTTTTGTTTGTTCAGCAACTGGCAGACCATATCCATGGGTTGAATGAACATAGTTTTACAAGTGTATATGCATACCCTTAACATGGACTATAGCATCCCATGTGTCATATAGTTCTCTGCCTATGGTATATCACGTTAGTACATGAACTCCTGTGATTGCTAGATCTAGTTTTACATGGAACTATTATACCGATGTAGagggatatatataactgcTATATTCCGTTATGAACGTGATCATACCTAATGTTTTACGTGGAGTGTCTTTGTTGTGATACATAGAGATCGCCCTGTGATGAGCTAAACAGGTGGCTTACCTTCCTGGATGCAATCCTGGATAGGTGCGCTTGCGTCTCCCTGAGATTACTTTGCAGACGTTGCTTGATCAGCATCTGTTGTGCCTGTAGCATTGCATTATTGCTCTGTTCATCTGCGATGTTTGTGCTTGAATTACTATACAGTTGCGTAGTTATTTTAGCCCTGGTTGGTATTCCCATTGACGATTGTAGTCCTGGTTTATAGTGTGGTTGAAGGAGTACGCCTTCGGCATCAGAGTGCCATCTGTTTTGTTTTACAAATTGGGTATTACTCTCCAGGTCATTGGGTGCCCCCGGGTGGTGTGATTGCCATCTATTCAACTGCGTATCACCTGGGTGCTCATAGATGTTCATCGGTTCAGCTTTTAATATTTGTCTTCGTAGCGACGATAACGGGTTTGCATTCACATCGGACATCTTGGGGGTGGGTAATGCAATTGGTGTCAGTGTAGTTTGGTAGTAATTACGATCGTTAACGGGATCATACGATGCCGATTTAATGGGTGTCTCATCTATAGACAATGGAAACGTAGCGGTATGTTGGGACGTCCGTTCAAAATTTGTATGTCTTTTAGGTACTGGCAATGGCGTCATCAGCCTTGGGTATTCCTTTACGTTTCGTACCACGTTATGCCCCGCGGGAACATCCGTTTGGAATATATTGTGTTCGTCTAGGTTGCTGCCAGGTATATATGGCTGCTGATCCAAGTCGCCTAAACTGTTTTgtgatatatgcattaAATTGTAATTCCCATGGTGGATGTTTTTCTCCGCGTTGCAGCCAACATTATCCGCACTACGATTGTTTAGCATAATCCTATTGTGTTTGTTTTGGGCTCCTGTCATGGATACTGCCTTACGACGTATTAGCTCTAGATGGTCAATTGAGGCTTCTTCTGTAGTGTATCCTCCGTCAGGCATTATATTGTCTCGGTTATTGACATGGTTGCGTACTACATATCCCAGCGAATGGTCGCGTGCCGCATCGATGGAATAGTTCGCTACATCCTGATAAGTGTCATCCCGACTCAATTGGAACAGACTATTGCCCTCTGATTTTGATGGTATTTCTGTATTGCTGGTATCATTTCCAACTGGTTGCTGTGATTCATTAATCTTTGAATCGATATCACTGTCGTTCATGGTATAGTAGGTAGACGTGGGCAAACCCTTGGTTACATCCGGTATGTCAGCGCTTTCATCGCTACCCGATGACTTGGGGTCAAGGAGGAAGATCTGTACTGATTCTTCTTTATTATCCACTGGCGTTGCATCCGGTGTGGCGTAGGAATGTGTAAAGTTGAGCGTAGGGAAGTCCTTATCGAACGATACTGCGGTTTGATAATCTCGCAATATCACGTGCTCCTCTGATAGCATGCCGTTATTGGACGACTCTGCTGGCATAGAAGTCAGCCTTACGGGTATGGCTACATCGGCATGAAGCTGTTCATGTACCGTTGATACATGCTCGTCTGAATATGCACTCTCATAGTTCCTGCTGTAATTGTCGCTATTTGGCGCCTCCATGGTAGCAATGCTCAACTGGTGCAGTGCAGGTGTTATGGAGTGGTAAATGACGTCTTCTTGACCCTCTCCCTCTGAGCTAGGATAGGGGTAGTCTGGCGTCATGGTCCTGATGGTCACCGCACTTGACGATTTACTCCGATGGTACCCCGGACTCTGAGATCGTGACCTGTGCATATAGGAGCGATTATCCGATGCGTTTACAGCTTCCACAGAGCTCTTTGGCTCGATATTGCTCCCCAAACCCGGGATATGTATTACATTTGATGACGTACTACGTCTGGGCGACACGGGTAAGCATGGAATTGAGGTATCCGTAGTTTCAGGACCCTGGACTAAGCGGTCCATGTAATGCGAGCATGCAAACACCTCGTCACAGTTGTCTAGGAAGTCCTTTTGTAGTAAGGGTAGATGCTATGAAGGGTATAGGAGACATGGAAACAACATTACCATTTTAAGCCTTTGGAACCCCGACTGCGTCATGCGTCCGTGACTACATGGCGCGAATGGCGTGGTCTCCTCGAAATAATTCGAGTAAATGAAGTACACCACTCGAAATGTATCAACGGGACCGTATGTGTATCCCCGAGGATCCTGTAAagtgttacacattatgtCAAACCCTACCTTATAGTACCATTCCAGCATCTTTTCAAGTGCCTTCTTCCGTTTATAGCAACATACAGGGCTCTCCTCATCgttcattttgtatatacttCCTATACAAGTGTGTAACTGTACATATGTTTATACTAAGTTATCCAGTGTCTTATGACATGGttaatttatataatacacaCCTTATCTATAGGATTGATTTCCTTTTAGTTTGTGATATGGAATGTAAAATTTGGGGACTCATGACGATACCACTACGGCAACGAATCTGCATGTTGTCGTTATTTTAGAATTGTAGTATCcattcatttatataatattttaaattaaGCACGACTGGCTACAtttcactatatatagattACTCTTGCTCGCCAATATGCGACATGGAGTACTGCGGTCTATTTTGAATACAATTTTCCATACATTCAATATGGCCTAGAGCAGTATTCATCGTGGTATAATATAGATACGATGGCTACTAGTGAGGGTGTGGAGTTTTTCTGCTCTGGTGACCAGCTGCTACAGCGGATACTGTCTGTGGATTTTTACTGTGACCTTCCTCGAGATGTGTCTGGTAATTTGTCTGATGTCCAGAAGCGTATTCGTTGGCATCGCCCCTTGGAAGAGCTTCCAAGCTTTATTGACGACCTGGCGAAATACCACAGATGCTTTTTCCCCTTGTACATGACTGAGTGCCTTCAGATGCTTGCAAGCAGCAAGTACATGAGTATGGGCTACCCTCTACGTGTTTACAAGGTATGGTAACATCAATGCTAGATTCTAtttgctatatatagtttcaatgtgttgtttttatatCTACTTGGGTCTGATTTGTTTAATTACCTTTGTACCATCGTTTATTTGTGGTATAATGCTTTGTAAGCGCTTGCGTCTTATTCGTTCAATTACATTTGTATGTACCTTCGTTTATATGCAGCATATGATTCTGCTTTGAAACTGCATTATGATTGTTTTAACCAATGTCATTCTAATGTTTCCCGATAGCTAATAATATACTTCAGGTAAGATACCAATTGATAGACAATTTTGCGCTCGTCAATTTTTATGGGAAAACTGGGTTTCCATTCATTCCTGGCGACCTCGTATTGCTCTACATTGGTGGAGTTGGTCATGATGTAGTCCCTGACTCTGGAATGCCCACTATACAGGAAAGCGTAGATACCTCTGATTGGGACGATGTACCACTGTTTGTTTCGGTGCCAGCGGACCACCCATTGTACCAGGACACGCTTAAGCATTCCATTGGGTTTGTGACCAGTGTCAGCAAGAACCAATGCACCCTCAAGATTCTTATACGCCCTCCTGATTTCTGCAATATGGCTACCTTTGACATGCGCAGTATTGCCCGCATGGAGACCATGCAGTATTTGCTCGAGAACACCTCCAACATTATAATGGGTTCTGCAAGTATAGAGGAGCCCACAACTGCAGAGTCCTGGTACGTGTCGAAGCTATGCTCATTCGCTACCTCGATGCGTGAGTTCCGCGCCTTGTGCCAGATGAAAAGCATGCCGCTGGTCAACAAGATGCTGGGTAAGTACTCAGGTCCCGTTATGAGTGATTCCATCGGGGACGATAAGACGTGTTACCTCGAGGGTGTAAGCATACCGGAGAAGCTGAAAAGAAGCCTAGAGGCGGCTTACAACGATGCGCAGCTGCGCTCCATTCGCAACAGTTTGACTAGTAATGGCATAACCCTTATCCAGGGTCCGCCGGGTACTGGTAAGACTACCACCATTATAGGTTTGATTAGCGCTATCCTGGAGCACGACATGTTACCGCCAAGTTGTAATGCTGTTAGTGGGCCCATATATGAACACAATGCTGCTAACGCCGTGTCACGTTGCCCGTGGTTCACAACAGATGCGAGGCAGAGTGAGCCCTTGGAGGTGGCTTTTGACGAATTGAATCTAACTGAGGCGCACATGGAAGCCGGAGTGCACCGGTATGATTCCTATGCATGTATGAAGCCCAGCACAAGCACTGCTGTGGAGACCATTGTTGTACCTACCATGCGCCAAAGTAAGCGCAGGATACTGATATGCGCACCGTCTAATGCAGCGATTGACGAAATAGTGCGTCGGCTTGTTAGGCCTGTTACCGGCGGTATATTCAACGCCGAGGGCGAACGTTATAACCCCAATGTCACTCGTATAGGCCCGAACTTCCATGACGACCTTAAGCAATACAGCCTAAAGAGTAAAGTTGATGCTTTGGGATATAAGCTATACGGGCGAATATACAATAAAACGAAGTACCACGCTAGACATCGGCTAACTAGGGAGACTTTGAACGACAGTGATATCATATGCTCCACCCTATCAGCTTGTGGTTCACCGGAGCTGTTTGTACATCGCAATATGTTCGACACTTTGATTATCGACGAGGCGACCCAGGCAGTTGAGCTGTCCACCTTGATTGCCTTGAGCATAGGCTGTCGTCGGGTTATACTGGTAGGTGATCCTTGCCAGCTATCGGCCACAGTATGCTCCAATGTCGCCGTATCGTTAAAGTACGATAGATCATTGTTCCAGAGGCTGCAGATGTGTGGCTACCCCGTTAATCTATTGGATATTCAATATCGCATGGACCCGCTTATAAGCAGGTTTCCCTCGATGTACTTCTACCGCAACCAACTGAAGGACGCCCCGAGTGTCTACGAGCGCCAGAAATCTGATTGGCGCGAATTCCCGTTACTCAGGCCGGCAGTGTTTTACGCTATAGACTCACTGCAGATGAAGAATGAAACCTCGTACATGAACGAGATGGAAGCTGAGTTGGTATGCCAGCTGCTAGAGCTGATATTGGACGTGCTCGCAGCAGAGCCGGGGTTCGAGTTATCGTCACTCGAGCAAAGGGTGGCTGTAATAACTACGTATTCAGCACAGGTGGCCCTGCTTAAAGAGACTATAGCCCGGCGCCACCCGCAGTTAGTGGTACCTTCCGTTGATAAGGACTCCATATTACCGGGGATATCTTACCCCAAACTGCTATTTGATGTTAGTTCAGTTGATGGTTTCCAGGGTAtggaaaaggaaattgTAATTTTCAGCGCCGTACGCACGAGCTATGCCGATGGGCAGAAACCCATGAAAAAAGGGTTGCAGGATTTCACGCCTCCTAACATACTCACTATAGATCAGGAGCCTCATGACCCCAAGAAGTTAAAGAAATTCAGTGCAATGACTGAATCCTATGTCAAAGAGGTGGAGTCAGGTAAAGCAGTGCCTGATATCCGTGATGTAGTTGATGTATCGTTTATTGCCGATCGGCGCCGTATCAATGTGGCCATTACCCGAGCTTGTAGAAACCTGTTCATCGTGGGTAAGTATATGTTTGTTTGATGCATTCCCTTTAGGTAATCCTCGGTACTTACTCGGGCATACACATTGGCGTGCTTTATACAAGCATTACGCTTACTGCGGCTCCATCTTTTTGTGCAAGCTTGGACGTAATACTTTAAAGCCTAACTATCTAAAGTCTTGGGCGAAGGACTATCTGCAGAAGGACCCGGTAGGTTGGCCTTTCGGTATTATATTCAATTCAGGTCGCATATGAGCGATTCCAGCAGAACCCATCACTGCAAGCATTCGTTCAAAATGTAATGGCCCACTAGCCAACAAAAATAGTAACCCTAATGTAGTACATACTGGTTCCGTATGTTGTTACACTAGAACGTGCATTCCATGGTCACTGTAATTTATGTACTGCAGTTCGTATATAATGTGTCAGATCCATTGGAATTCACATAAGATGCTTTTACTAATGgcacaaatatatatttgctgTAACCCCTTAACTAATCTGGCAAGAAAGTAACGTCTATATGGCAAACACGATTATAAAATTGCTATACGTAAGCATTAACTACATTAGAAAATGTTTTTATTGGCCTTGGTTAATTGTGTACTCCATTACGGTGAATTGACATGGAGTTCCATTGAGCTTCACCTTGAGTTCAGATTGGTCAAGAGGTTCATAATCGGTTTTAGTGAAGCCGAGTTTATT contains:
- a CDS encoding AAA domain family protein; translation: MATSEGVEFFCSGDQLLQRILSVDFYCDLPRDVSGNLSDVQKRIRWHRPLEELPSFIDDLAKYHRCFFPLYMTECLQMLASSKYMSMGYPLRVYKVRYQLIDNFALVNFYGKTGFPFIPGDLVLLYIGGVGHDVVPDSGMPTIQESVDTSDWDDVPLFVSVPADHPLYQDTLKHSIGFVTSVSKNQCTLKILIRPPDFCNMATFDMRSIARMETMQYLLENTSNIIMGSASIEEPTTAESWYVSKLCSFATSMREFRALCQMKSMPLVNKMLGKYSGPVMSDSIGDDKTCYLEGVSIPEKLKRSLEAAYNDAQLRSIRNSLTSNGITLIQGPPGTGKTTTIIGLISAILEHDMLPPSCNAVSGPIYEHNAANAVSRCPWFTTDARQSEPLEVAFDELNLTEAHMEAGVHRYDSYACMKPSTSTAVETIVVPTMRQSKRRILICAPSNAAIDEIVRRLVRPVTGGIFNAEGERYNPNVTRIGPNFHDDLKQYSLKSKVDALGYKLYGRIYNKTKYHARHRLTRETLNDSDIICSTLSACGSPELFVHRNMFDTLIIDEATQAVELSTLIALSIGCRRVILVGDPCQLSATVCSNVAVSLKYDRSLFQRLQMCGYPVNLLDIQYRMDPLISRFPSMYFYRNQLKDAPSVYERQKSDWREFPLLRPAVFYAIDSLQMKNETSYMNEMEAELVCQLLELILDVLAAEPGFELSSLEQRVAVITTYSAQVALLKETIARRHPQLVVPSVDKDSILPGISYPKLLFDVSSVDGFQGMEKEIVIFSAVRTSYADGQKPMKKGLQDFTPPNILTIDQEPHDPKKLKKFSAMTESYVKEVESGKAVPDIRDVVDVSFIADRRRINVAITRACRNLFIVGNPRYLLGHTHWRALYKHYAYCGSIFLCKLGRNTLKPNYLKSWAKDYLQKDPVAYERFQQNPSLQAFVQNVMAH